GGGCAGCATCACGCCGCCCGAGCCGACCCGGATGCGCTGCGTGCTGGCCGCGATCGCGGCCATCAGCAGCGGTGGGCTGCCGCTCGCGATACCCGGGACGGCGTGGTGCTCTGCCACCCAGAACCGGTGGAAGCCCAGCCCCTCCGCGCGCGCCGCGCGCTCGACCGTGGCCCGCAGGGCCGTACCACCCGGCTCGCCGGCCCGGGTCCGCGATCGGTCCAGCAGGGACACGGGGACGGACAGGGTCATCTCCCCGCGAGCTCCCCGACCATCGGCACCACGTCGGCGATCGAGTCGACCACCCACGTCGGGCGGAAGGGGTGCCGGGTCACCTCTTCGTGCCGCGTGACCCCGGAGAGCACCAGCGTCGAGCGCATGCCCGCCTCGATGCCCGCCACGATGTCGGTGTCCATCCGGTCCCCGACCATCACCGTGGTCTCGGAGTGCGCCTCGATGGCGTTGAGCGCCGAGCGCATCATCAGCGGGTTCGGCTTGCCGATGTAGTACGGCTGCACGCCCGTGGCGGCGGTGATCAGCGCCGCCACGGACCCGGTCGCGGGCATCGGCCCGTCCGGCGACGGCCCGGTCGTGTCCGGGTTGGTCGCGATGAACCGGGCACCGCCCAGCACGAGACGGATCGCCTGCGTGATCGAGGTGAAGGAGTAGGTGCGGGTCTCGCCGAGGACGACGAAGTCGGGATCGCGGTCGCTCATGACGAACCCCGCCTCGTGCAGCGCACCGGTGAGACCGAACTCGCCGATGACGAAGGCGGTGCCGCTGCCCCCTTCGCCCGTGGCCTGCTGGGAGAGGAACTGGGCGGTGGCCAGGGCCGAGGTCCAGATCCGCTCCTCGGGCACGGCGAGACCCGAGGTGAGGAGGCGGGCCCGCAGGTCCCGACGCGAGTAGATCGAGTTGTTGGTCAGCACGAGGTAGGGGCGGTCGAGCCGCTCCAGCTCGCTGAGGAACTGCGACGCACCCTCGATGGCCTGCTGCTCCCTCACGAGCACGCCGTCCATGTCGGTGAGCCAGCTGTCGACGGGCTGGTCGGTCATGACCACAGGCTAGAGGTCGGCGTCGGCTTCGTGCGCGGGGCTTCCGGATCACGGCCGGCGGCGCCGTGGGGCGCCGCGTTCCCACCAGTCGA
Above is a window of Janibacter cremeus DNA encoding:
- a CDS encoding HAD-IIA family hydrolase, coding for MTDQPVDSWLTDMDGVLVREQQAIEGASQFLSELERLDRPYLVLTNNSIYSRRDLRARLLTSGLAVPEERIWTSALATAQFLSQQATGEGGSGTAFVIGEFGLTGALHEAGFVMSDRDPDFVVLGETRTYSFTSITQAIRLVLGGARFIATNPDTTGPSPDGPMPATGSVAALITAATGVQPYYIGKPNPLMMRSALNAIEAHSETTVMVGDRMDTDIVAGIEAGMRSTLVLSGVTRHEEVTRHPFRPTWVVDSIADVVPMVGELAGR